One Watersipora subatra chromosome 4, tzWatSuba1.1, whole genome shotgun sequence genomic window carries:
- the LOC137393071 gene encoding S-phase kinase-associated protein 2-like isoform X1 — MDESSSRFSSMVYLQFNYGTPQMIVMVNKDHHRCYSVISSMGRSRSRQRRTRKRRHNDSCLPHSAPAKQKPFNSTTAYRDPVLSDDSLTELGVTGYLSDYDDSYTEDIFLPPSPDECPESKSFRGSSCVAPPAQANFRFIELKEDEPTALFDSPEEGRRGWSELGLKLRKPDVKGARAKLDVIEEDGYFSFLADEVILSIFTYMPKRILAKCARVCKRWKRLAYDETLWRRLDLGGRQINDKVLGPVILGRGVEYLRLANADILGDNIFEASYCAPSCRLQFLDLSMASISELSLEELLFHCKQLRKLSLESLTVNNNICRAISHNLMLTTLNCTMVSGLSHSGLRHILRSCTLLHELNLAWIRLPLEDVKPVISQLPRQLLRLNLSGCRENIDDSDVKLLVSTCPLLQELDLSDSLRLTESSVLHIQESLPFLQAIHLSRCYYIVPHVFGCLRTLRALTDLSIHSMMQEGDLAAVRKALPSVLINGQYMSTIARPTVGMYRTSLWGERVRDLPI; from the exons CAAAAGGCGTCACAATGATAGCTGCCTTCCCCACTCAGCACCAGCCAAACAAAAGCCCTTTAACAGTACTACCGCATATAGAGACCCAGTTCTGTCTGATGATTCCCTAACTGAACTCGGCGTCACAGGATATCTATCCGACTATGATGACAGCTACACCGAAGATATATTTCTTCCTCCATCGCCAGATGAATGTCCGGAAAGTAAGTCCTTCCGCGGGAGCTCGTGTGTGGCCCCACCTGCGCAG GCAAACTTTCGCTTTATAGAGCTGAAAGAAGACGAgcctacagctttatttgaTTCTCCCGAGGAGGGAAGGCGAGGCTGGTCAGAACTCGGATTAAAGCTGAGAAAGCCAGATGTGAAAGGCGCTCGAGCAAAGCTGGATGTAATAGAGGAAGATGGTTATTTTAGCTTCCTCGCTGATGAGGTTATACTCTCCATATTCACATACATGCCTAAGAGGATTCTCGCCAAATGCGCTAGAGTCTGCAAAAGGTGGAAAAGACTCGC GTATGATGAGACCCTCTGGAGGAGACTCGATCTAGGTGGGAGGCAAATAAATGACAAGGTGCTTGGCCCTGTCATTCTTGGCAGAGGAGTGGAGTATCTCAGGCTAGCTAATGCGGAC ATATTGGGAGATAATATATTTGAAGCCTCATATTGTGCACCTTCATGTCGGCTGCAATTCCTAGACCTTTCAATGGCCAGTATATCTGAGTTGTCTCTCGAGGAGTTGCTTTTCCATTGCAAACAACTGAGAAAACTCAGCTTAGAAAGTCTCACAgttaataacaatatttgcaG GGCAATTTCTCACAACCTTATGCTCACTACTCTAAACTGTACCATGGTCAGTGGACTCAGTCACTCAGGGTTGAGGCACATCCTACGCTCATGTACCCT ACTTCATGAGCTGAACCTTGCGTGGATTAGGCTGCCACTCGAGGATGTTAAACCCGTCATTTCTCAACTCCCTCGTCAGCTTCTTCGTCTCAATCTGTCAGGCTGTCGTGAGAATATTGATGACTCGG ACGTGAAACTCCTGGTATCTACATGCCCACTCTTACAGGAGTTGGACCTTTCTGACTCACTTCGCTTAACTGAATCTTCTGTGCTCCACATTCAAGAGTCTCTCCCATTCCTCCAAGCTATTCACTTGAGCAGGTGTTACTACATCGTGCCGCATGTCTTCGG CTGTTTGAGGACACTGCGAGCCCTAACTGATCTCAGCATACACAGCATGATGCAGGAAGGTGACTTGGCAGCTGTTAGAAAAGCTTTGCCTTCTGTTCTCATCAATGGTCAATACATGTCAACAATAGCCCGTCCTACCGTCGGAATGTACAGGACTAGTTTGTGGGGAGAGCGAGTACGAGATCTACCAATTTAG
- the LOC137393072 gene encoding probable cytosolic iron-sulfur protein assembly protein CIAO1 homolog: MSGNLEAICTLEGHDDCVWCVSWNHAGTLLASCGSDKSIRIWMLEGQSWVCVSVLSNCHQRTVRCVCWSPCDKLLTSTSFDSTTAIWDKKTSEFECALSLEGHKNEVKGASWSPSGMFLATCGRNKEVWIWAIDDDSDYDCDSVITSHTQDIKSVKWHPHKDTLISTSYDNTLKIYEKLDDDWECINTLESHTSTVWAASFDETGSRIASCSDDCTVKIWQEYPKNNKEGIITPGNHSAWKCVSTLSGYHQRTIYDIKWNKTTGYIATASGDNAVRIFAELPDSDPFAPTFQMLVQMRDAHQEDVNSIDWNPKQPDLLASSSDDGEVKLWRYSSSV; the protein is encoded by the exons ATGTCTGGAAATCTAGAAGCGATCTGCACTCTAGAAGGGCATGACGACTGTGTCTGGTGTGTTTCATGGAATCATGCCGGGACACTTTTGGCATCATGTGGCTCTGATAAATCTATACGAATCTGGATGCTCGAAG GTCAGTCTTGGGTGTGCGTTAGTGTTCTCTCAAATTGTCACCAACGGACTGTTCGGTGCGTCTGCTGGTCTCCATGTGACAAGCTCTTGACATCGACTAGCTTTGACAGCACTACTGCTATCTGGGATAAAAAGACAAGTGAGTTTGAGTGCGCGTTGTCTCTTGAAGGACACAAAAATGAGGTGAAGGGTGCTTCCTGGTCTCCTTCTGGAATGTTCCTTG CTACCTGCGGCAGAAACAAGGAAGTATGGATATGGGCAATAGACGACGACTCCGACTATGATTGTGACAGTGTAATTACCTCCCACACACAAGATATTAAATCTGTCAAATGGCACCCCCACAAAGACACTTTGATTTCTACAAGTTATGATAATACATTGAAAATATATGAGAAATTGGATGATGACTGGGAATGTATTAACACCTTAG AGTCGCACACGAGTACAGTCTGGGCTGCCTCATTTGACGAGACTGGCTCAAGGATCGCTTCCTGCTCAGATGACTGCACTGTGAAGATATGGCAAGAATATCCAAAGAATAATAAAGAAG GTATAATAACACCTGGGAACCATTCTGCTTGGAAATGTGTGAGCACACTATCTGGATACCATCAAAGGACTATTTATGACATCAAATG GAACAAAACTACAGGCTACATCGCTACAGCCTCTGGTGATAACGCTGTGAGGATATTCGCAGAGCTGCCCGACTCTGATCCATTTGCACCGACCTTTCAGATGCTAGTTCAGATGAGAGATGCACATCAGGAGGATGTTAATAGCATTGACTGGAACCCCAAGCAACCAGATTTGCTTGCCTCTAGTAGTGATGATGGGGAAGTGAAACTGTGGCGCTACAGCAGCTCAGTATGA
- the LOC137393071 gene encoding S-phase kinase-associated protein 2-like isoform X3 translates to MSEHDRSANSCCGELRTGGSLSARKLHFCKRRHNDSCLPHSAPAKQKPFNSTTAYRDPVLSDDSLTELGVTGYLSDYDDSYTEDIFLPPSPDECPESKSFRGSSCVAPPAQANFRFIELKEDEPTALFDSPEEGRRGWSELGLKLRKPDVKGARAKLDVIEEDGYFSFLADEVILSIFTYMPKRILAKCARVCKRWKRLAYDETLWRRLDLGGRQINDKVLGPVILGRGVEYLRLANADILGDNIFEASYCAPSCRLQFLDLSMASISELSLEELLFHCKQLRKLSLESLTVNNNICRAISHNLMLTTLNCTMVSGLSHSGLRHILRSCTLLHELNLAWIRLPLEDVKPVISQLPRQLLRLNLSGCRENIDDSDVKLLVSTCPLLQELDLSDSLRLTESSVLHIQESLPFLQAIHLSRCYYIVPHVFGCLRTLRALTDLSIHSMMQEGDLAAVRKALPSVLINGQYMSTIARPTVGMYRTSLWGERVRDLPI, encoded by the exons ATGTCTGAGCATGATAGGAGTGCAAATTCATGCTGTGGGGAACTACGAACAGGCGGATCGTTGTCGGCTCGCAAACTTCATTTCTG CAAAAGGCGTCACAATGATAGCTGCCTTCCCCACTCAGCACCAGCCAAACAAAAGCCCTTTAACAGTACTACCGCATATAGAGACCCAGTTCTGTCTGATGATTCCCTAACTGAACTCGGCGTCACAGGATATCTATCCGACTATGATGACAGCTACACCGAAGATATATTTCTTCCTCCATCGCCAGATGAATGTCCGGAAAGTAAGTCCTTCCGCGGGAGCTCGTGTGTGGCCCCACCTGCGCAG GCAAACTTTCGCTTTATAGAGCTGAAAGAAGACGAgcctacagctttatttgaTTCTCCCGAGGAGGGAAGGCGAGGCTGGTCAGAACTCGGATTAAAGCTGAGAAAGCCAGATGTGAAAGGCGCTCGAGCAAAGCTGGATGTAATAGAGGAAGATGGTTATTTTAGCTTCCTCGCTGATGAGGTTATACTCTCCATATTCACATACATGCCTAAGAGGATTCTCGCCAAATGCGCTAGAGTCTGCAAAAGGTGGAAAAGACTCGC GTATGATGAGACCCTCTGGAGGAGACTCGATCTAGGTGGGAGGCAAATAAATGACAAGGTGCTTGGCCCTGTCATTCTTGGCAGAGGAGTGGAGTATCTCAGGCTAGCTAATGCGGAC ATATTGGGAGATAATATATTTGAAGCCTCATATTGTGCACCTTCATGTCGGCTGCAATTCCTAGACCTTTCAATGGCCAGTATATCTGAGTTGTCTCTCGAGGAGTTGCTTTTCCATTGCAAACAACTGAGAAAACTCAGCTTAGAAAGTCTCACAgttaataacaatatttgcaG GGCAATTTCTCACAACCTTATGCTCACTACTCTAAACTGTACCATGGTCAGTGGACTCAGTCACTCAGGGTTGAGGCACATCCTACGCTCATGTACCCT ACTTCATGAGCTGAACCTTGCGTGGATTAGGCTGCCACTCGAGGATGTTAAACCCGTCATTTCTCAACTCCCTCGTCAGCTTCTTCGTCTCAATCTGTCAGGCTGTCGTGAGAATATTGATGACTCGG ACGTGAAACTCCTGGTATCTACATGCCCACTCTTACAGGAGTTGGACCTTTCTGACTCACTTCGCTTAACTGAATCTTCTGTGCTCCACATTCAAGAGTCTCTCCCATTCCTCCAAGCTATTCACTTGAGCAGGTGTTACTACATCGTGCCGCATGTCTTCGG CTGTTTGAGGACACTGCGAGCCCTAACTGATCTCAGCATACACAGCATGATGCAGGAAGGTGACTTGGCAGCTGTTAGAAAAGCTTTGCCTTCTGTTCTCATCAATGGTCAATACATGTCAACAATAGCCCGTCCTACCGTCGGAATGTACAGGACTAGTTTGTGGGGAGAGCGAGTACGAGATCTACCAATTTAG